In one Fundulus heteroclitus isolate FHET01 unplaced genomic scaffold, MU-UCD_Fhet_4.1 scaffold_446, whole genome shotgun sequence genomic region, the following are encoded:
- the LOC105936579 gene encoding heat shock protein 30: protein MLCSHGFPSALSPFMDFSWPVRSLWPEVRPLFYQQDLLQRNLQELRSSLQLMDKVQRQILEDTEPFRSSVALQPVSYQLDKEGEHFGLTLDTQGFAPEELSVRQVGRKLRVSGKTEKKQEDGKGSYSYRLQQFRQEFDLPEGVKHEDVSCSLSPDGKLHIQAAKVAAVEAADRELTIRRSSEEETHQSVCSQAEDSRAETDHRS from the coding sequence ATGCTGTGCTCTCATGGATTCCCGTCTGCCCTCAGTCCATTCATGGACTTCTCCTGGCCTGTACGCAGTCTGTGGCCAGAGGTCAGGCCTCTGTTCTACCAGCAGGATCTCCTGCAAAGAAACCTGCAAGAGCTGCGTAGCAGTCTTCAGCTGATGGACAAAGTTCAACGGCAGATCCTGGAGGACACGGAGCCTTTCAGGAGCAGCGTGGCTCTGCAGCCAGTCTCCTACCAGCTGGACAAAGAGGGAGAGCACTTTGGCCTAACCCTGGACACTCAAGGCTTTGCTCCAGAAGAGCTGTCAGTCAGGCAGGTGGGCAGGAAGCTGAGAGTCAGCGGCaagacagagaagaaacaaGAGGACGGCAAAGGCTCCTACTCTTACAGACTGCAGCAGTTCAGACAGGAGTTTGATCTGCCTGAAGGGGTGAAGCATGAAGACGTCAGCTGCAGCCTTTCTCCAGATGGAAAGCTCCACATCCAGGCAGCCAAAGTTGCTGCTGTTGAGGCGGCCGACAGAGAGCTGACTATCAGGAGGAGCTCAGAGGAGGAAACACATCAGAGTGTGTGTTCACAAGCAGAAGACAGCCGAGCAGAGACAGACCACAGATCATAG